The Oscillospiraceae bacterium genomic interval ATTCCCGTTTCACGGAACCCTGCGCGCAAAACACCGGCTTTTATCAGGAACACGCCCACGAATTGATGAATCTGATGGTCAATTATGAGGAGATGTCCGCGCTTTCACCCCATAAATATGTAATCCGATATTGACTTTGAGTGAATAAATGTTAAAATGCAGCAAGCAGATTCTTCATTCACCTGCTGCTTTTACGCTTCTTTTTTAAAAATGTGGAGAATCGATATAAAGATGGACATAACCCAAAATCAGAAACCTCATTGGATTGTAAAATTCCTCAAAAATAACGCAATGATGCTGATCGCCGTATTAACGGCGGTGATCTCGGCTTTTTTCGTCAAACCCGACAGCGCCTATCTCGGTTATTTCGATTTCAAAACACTCACCTGTCTTTTTTGCGTGCTTGCAGTCGTCTGTGCCTTTAAAAATATCGCCTTCTTCGAATTGCTGGCGGCACAGATTGTC includes:
- a CDS encoding citrate transporter, whose product is MDITQNQKPHWIVKFLKNNAMMLIAVLTAVISAFFVKPDSAYLGYFDFKTLTCLFCVLAVVCAFKNIAFFELLAAQIVKRCKNTRTTVLVLVYITFFSSMLITNDTALLTFLPLAYTTLKR